The DNA window ccaaaagccgtttgtaagaaaattaaaccaattagataggatagacatttagcatcggtcattaacatatgaggatagaaggctactttaagtgcggaatcaatacctgcagggttactagaaccatttaaatgtaaatagaagatgtgtaatacaattagaatgtatacctctggatgtccgaagaaccagaatagatgttgataaagtacactatcaccagaatacatagaatcataaaattcagtgtttacgtgtagatcaagaaggatcataactaatccaccagtaagaataggtagagtgaagactaacataagggcagtaaatatgatagcccagatatatagaatatagttcttagcaccagcattagaacccatgaagacgcaagtaccaaggaagttaatagaacttaaaatactactaattcctagtactgcaagacctccgataatccaatcagttgcctctggatttaacaccatcaagctagtacttagtggaggatacattgtccaaccaagaccactaccaaactcggaacaaatactttgagttaacaacacagaacctaatggtactagaaaataggagatcgcgttagttcttgggaaaacgacttccgaaccaccaatatatattggtacaaagaagttaccatatcctccg is part of the Besnoitia besnoiti strain Bb-Ger1 chromosome Unknown contig00089, whole genome shotgun sequence genome and encodes:
- a CDS encoding uncharacterized protein (encoded by transcript BESB_081280), which translates into the protein MITVILKSNTFSCLKQSSGVVVYCNHKELGCLYLITGVIFSILGTIMSLFIRFELYSSGSRIICTETIATYNVIITIHGLAMIFMFLMPALYGGYGNFFVPIYIGGSEVVFPRTNAISYFLVPLGSVLLTQSICSEFGSGLGWTMYPPLSTSLMVLNPEATDWIIGGLAVLGISSILSSINFLGTCVFMGSNAGAKNYILYIWAIIFTALMLVFTLPILTGGLVMILLDLHVNTEFYDSMYSGDSVLYQHLFWFFGHPEITPYQ